The following DNA comes from Methanothrix sp..
CCATCAGTGGTCATGGCCAGGGCGAAGCTTCCCATATCCAGGAGGCCTGCATAGTGGCCAATATCAGTCAATGGCGCCCCGAATCCTTTGCGCTTGGTGGTGAGAACGGACTTCATGGCCGCAATGGACCTGTTCTCCAGATCGATGTCCACCCCAGCCCGGGCATAGGTGAGCCTCTTCATGCCTCTCCACCCAGGCCGAACTCCCTGTGAAGCTCTCTGACTGCTCTTTGCCCATCCGCCGATGAGACCACAAAGGAGATGTTATGCTGCCCTGATGCCTGGCTGATCATGACCACATTGATCCGGGCCTGACCCATGGCCTTGAAGACCCGGGCAGCAACCCCCGGAGTGCCCGCCATCCCAGATCCGGTCACTGCCACAGCACAGATATCACGGTCATGGGAGATCTCCTTGACCACATCCCTGGGAAACTCAGATCGCAGTGCTTCATCAGCTCGATCCGCCTGCCCTTCCTCTATGACCATGGATATATTGGCCTCAGAGGAGCCCTGGCTGATCATCACTATATTGATCCCCGCTTTGGCCAGAGCAGTGAAGGCGCGGGCGGCAACGCCCAGTGTCCCGATCATCCCTGCACCGGATATGTTCAAAAGCTCCACATTATTATGCAGTGTGACCGCCTTGATCACATCCTCCTTTGGAATATCATCTCTTACTACCTGGGTCCCCGGGTCCTCGGGATCGAAGGTGCACTTGACCCTCACTGGAATTCCTTTCCTGATGGCGGGCTCGATGGCACGGGGATGGAGGACCTTGGCCCCGAAGTAGGAGAGCTCCATCGCCTCCCGATAGGAGATGAGGGGGATGGTCTTGGCCTCGGGGACGATCTTGGGATCGGTGGTCATGATGCCCGAGGTCTCCTTCCAGAACCAGATCTCATCTGCATTGATCGCCGCTCCAATCAGTGAGGCGGAGAGGTCGGACCCTCCCCGGCCCAGGGTGGTGATCGTCCCCTTCTCATCCTGGGCTATGAAGCCGGTGACCACGGGAACCCCTCTCAGCGGCAGCAGCTTTTGGGGGATCAGGTTGTAGGTCTTCTCCAGGGGCCTGGCATCGCCGTAATTGCTGTCGGTGATGATTCCCACCTCCGAGCCGGTATAATGCTGGGATGGTATGCCCATATCCCTGAGCACCCCGGAGAGGATGGGCGCCGCCAACTGCTCGCCGTAGCTGGAGATATAATCAAGCGAGCGTTGGGTCAGCTCTCCTAGATAACAGATGCCGATGTAGGCCTTCTCCAGAAGGGATAGCTTCTCGGATACAACATTCTGGACCTCTTTGGCTATCTTCGGATCCTGGATAGCATCTGCTATTGCTTGGTCATGCCTCTCTGTGAGCCTCTCCATGAAGTCCATCACATCCGAGACATCGCCTTCGCTTGCCGCCCTCCTGGCGCAGGCCAGGAGCTCATCGGTTACCCCTTGAAGGGCAGAGGTAACGAGGACTATCTCATTATCGCGGCTGAAGTGCCCGACCAGATCTCCCACATGCCTCAGCCGGTTTCCGTCCGCAACAGAAACGCCACCAAACTTCATTACCAAGCGTGCCATCGTAAAAACCGATCCAGAGCTTTCTTCGCACTGATTTAAGCTTTATCTCCCCTTACAATCCGCCGAAGAAGAGGGCCGAAGGCTTAAATAGATTGAGCCCGAGCAGTCACAGTCCTAGTCAGGATTATAAGGTTTATCTCAAACTTCGCGAGGCGTATTATGGGCAAGAGGAAGAAGATAGCAGAACGTGTAACGACCCTGATGGATAAACCTCAGTCTATAAGGAACATCGGGATCGTTGCTCATATCGATCATGGCAAGACAACCCTTTCAGATAACCTGCTGGGCGGAGCAGGCATGATCTCCATGGATCTGGCAGGAAAGCAGCTTTTCATGGATTTCGATCCCCTGGAGCAGGCGCGGGGAATAACCATCGATGCCGCCAATGTCTCCATGGTCCATGAGGTGGACGGCGAAGAGTATCTGATCAATATGATAGACACTCCCGGTCACGTGGACTTCGGGGGGGACGTCACCCGCGCTATGCGCGCCGTGGACGGCGCAGTGGTGGTCGTGGATGCAGTGGAGGGCGCTATGCCCCAGACGGAGACCGTGCTGAGGCAGGCTCTGAAGGAGGGCGTCCGTCCAGTCCTCTTCGTTAATAAGGTTGACCGGATGATCAATGAGCTCAAGGTGGAGAAGAAGGATATGGCCGCCCGCCTGGGCAAGGTAATAGACAATGTCAACAAGCTCATCCAGGGAATGGACGAGGAGAAATATAAGGCCGGCTGGAAGCTGGATGCAGCCAAGGGAAATATCGCCTTCGGCTCCGCCCTCTATAACTGGGCAATAAGCGTTCCCCAGATGAAGAAGACGGGAATCGGCTTTGATCAGGTGGTCGACTACTGTAATGCCGGAAAGATGAAGGAGCTGGCAGAGAAGGTTCCCCTGTATATTGCAGTCAACGACATGATCGTCAAGTTCCTGCCCAGCCCGGTCGAGGCCCAGAAGGAACGGGTCAATATCATCTGGCATGGAGACTGGAACAGCCCAGTGGGAAAGGCCATGTCCAACTGTGATCCGAACGGGCCGGTGGCCTTCATGATCAACAAGGTCAAGGTCGACCCCCATGCAGGCGAGGTGGCCACAGGCCGGCTCTTCTCCGGGACCCTCAGGCGGGGCATGGAGCTTTATGTATCGGGCTACGGCGGAACCAACCGCATTCAACAGACAGGCGTGGTCATGGGAGCAGAGAGGGTGGAGGTGGAGGAGATCCCGGCGGGGAACATCGCTGCTGTCACTGGCCTGCGGGATGCGATCGTCGGATCTACTGTCTCCTCTGAAGAGGGAATGACCCCCTTCGAGCAGATCAAGCATGTCTCAGAACCGGTCATGACAGTGGCGGTCGAGGCCAAGAACACCCGCGATCTGCCCAAGGTGGTCGAGGTGCTGAGGCAGATCGCCAAGGAGGACCCCACCCTGCAGGTCAACATCAATGAGGAGACAGGAGAGCACCTCATGGCGGGCATGGGCGAGTTGCACCTGGATGTAACCATAACCAGGATCCAGCGCGATCGCGGGGTGGAGCTTAAGACCTCGCCCCCCATTGTGGTGTACAGGGAGTCCATAGCCGGCCATGCCGGGCCGGTGGAAGGGAAATCGCCCAATCACCACAACCGCTTCTATATCGAGTTCGAGCCGCTGGAAGAGGGAGTGGTCACTGCCCTGAAAGAGGGCAAGCTCAGCATGAAGATGGAGGAGCTGGAGCGCAGAAAACTGCTCACCGACAACGGCATGGACAAGGATGAGGCCAGGAACATCTCCGGCTACTATGGCACCAATGTCCTCCTCAATATGACCAAAGGCATCCAGTACCTGAGAGAGACAATGGAGCTCATGCTGGAGGGCTTTGAGGAGGCCTTGAAGAATGGCCCCATCTGCAGGGAACCGGTGCAAGGGGTGAAGGCCAAGCTGATGGATGTCAAGCTGCATGAGGATGCTGTGCACCGCGGCCCGGCCCAGGTCATTCCTGCAGTCAGGCAGGCTGTGCAGGCTGGAATCCTCATGGCAGATCCTGTATTGCTCGAGCCCTTCCAGAATGTCTATATACAGGTGCCTCAGGATCAAATGGGTGGAGCCATGTCTGAGATCCAGGGAAGAAGAGGTGTCATCCTGAGCATGGAAAGCCAGGGCGATATGGTGATCCTCAAGTCCAAGATGCCCGTGGCTCAGATGTTCGGCTTCTCCGGGGCGATAAGATCGGCCACAGAGGGGAGAGCACTCTGGTCGACGGAGTTCGCAGGATTCGAGCCCCTGCCGGCGAACCTATTGCAGGAGACCGTCAGGCAGATCAGGACCAGAAAGGGCTTGAAGCCGGAGATGCCCAAACCCAGTGATTACCTGAAGGTAGTATAACCACCCTTCGAAAGGATTAAACGCAGAAATACTAAAAATATGGATAGTGCCAGTTGGAGGAGATAAGTTATGGCAGATACAAAGCCGCATCTCAATCTAGCATTCATTGGACATGTCGACCACGGAAAGTCGACTACCGTAGGCAGATTGATGTACGAGACCGGGGCCGTAGACCCCCACACAGTTGATGAGTATAAGAAAGAAGCAGCAGGCAAGGGAAAGGCGACATTCGAGTTCGCCTGGGTCATGGACAGCCTGAAGGAAGAGCGCGAGAGGGGTGTTACCATTGATATCGCCCATCACCGCTTCGATACCGCCAAGTACTACTTCACTGTGGTGGACTGCCCTGGCCACAGGGACTTCGTGAAGAACATGATCACCGGAGCCAGCCAGGCCGATGCAGCAGTATTGATTGTGGCCGTGCCGGAAGGAGTCATGGCTCAGACCAAGGAGCACGTCTTCCTCTCCAGGACCCTGGGCGTCAACCAGCTGGTTGTGGCCATGAACAAGATCGATGCCACCACCCCACCCTACGACGAGAAGAGGTTCAACGAGGTCAAGGAAGAGGTAGGCAAGCTCCTCAAGATGGTTGGATACAAGATCGATGAGATCCCCTTCATCCCCCTCTCCGGCTTGACTGGAGACAACCTCTCCAAGGCCAGCCCCAATCTGCCCTGGTATAAGGGTCCCACTCTGCTTGATGCCCTGAACAACCTGAAGGTTCCAGAGAAGCCCACCAACCTGCCTCTGCGTGTACCTGTACAGGATGTCTATACCATCTCTGGCGTGGGCACTGTGCCCGTGGGCAGAGTGGAGACCGGGGTCATGAGGAAGAACGATAAGATCGTCTTCCAGCCCGCTGGAGTGTCCGGCGAGGTCAAGTCCATTGAGATGCATCACGAGGAGGTGCCTGAGGCATTCCCAGGGGATAACATCGGATGGAATGTGCGCGGCGTATCCAAGAAGGATATCCGCCGGGGAGATGTCTGCGGATCGGTGGAGAAGCCCCCGACAGTGGCCAAGGAGTTCAAGGCCCAGATAGTGGTACTGCAGCATCCGAGCGCCATATCCGCCGGATACACCCCTGTATTCCACTGCCATACTGCTCAGATCGCCTGCACTCTGACCTCCATTCTGGCCAAGCTGGACCCCAGGTCAGGAGCGGTCAAGGAGGAGAATCCCGCATTCATCAAGGCAGGTGACGCAGCCATCATCATGGTCACCCCCTCCAAGCCCATGGTCATCGAGCCGGTGAAGGAGATTCCCCAGTTGGGCAGGTTCGCCATCAGAGACATGGGCACGACCGTCGCTGCAGGAATGTGCATAAGCGTGGTACCACGCTAAATCAACTTTTTTTCGGTGTTAAAACATGCAAAAAGCTAGAATTCGGCTCTCTGGCACCAATCCCTTGATGCTGGACGATATCTGCAATCAGGTCAAAGGGATTGCCCAGAGGACGGGAGTCCATATGGCAGGACCCATTCCCCTCCCCACCAAGAAGATGGTCGTTCCCTGTAGAAAGTGCCCTGATGGAGAGGGAACTGCCACCTGGGACCACTGGGAGATGAGGGTCCATAAAAGGCTTATCGATCTTGATGCCGATGAGCGCGCTCTCCGCCAGCTCATGAGAATTCAGGTTCCCAAAAATGTAAATATTGAGATTGTTCTGGAGAGCTAGAGATTAGGTAGGGCTGCTTTTCCGGGAAGAGAGCCCGATGCCTATATATTCCATAATTTTACTGGTGATACATGCTCTCTTCCAAGAGGGACAAAGATGGGGACTCGTAGTATAGTCTGGATAGAATAGAGGCCTCCGGAGCCTCGGGCCCGGGTTCGAATCCCGGCGGGTCCGTGAAACTTTTTTAAACCGGATTATTTGATTGATAATCCCCTCAATCCCTCCCATCCACCCCCTCAAGGATCAGCTGCTTGCGGCCTTCCCCCTCTCCCTCCCGGAATTTGATCCATCTGCCCCCTTCAAAATAGCCCCTTCATCGATCTTCTTGAGAATGATGGTCCCATCGCCCAGATGGTCTATAGCGATCCTGTCTCCTGTGCACAGATCAAGGCCATATCTGATGGCCAGGGGAAGCTGAACCCTGCCGTTAGCGTCGATACTGGTAATCAATCCATTCACCCAGGGCTTCCATCCTTTGAGTTTATAAAAGGCTTGTTTTGAGATGAGATTCATATGAGGGCAATGAGATAAGATATCTGCCCTAGAAGATGGCAAAAATATGAATCCTCTCTTTAGCAGTCTATGCCCTCGCATCCCGCATCCCTCTTCACCCCGGCGGGCTCCTCCCTGAAGATCAGCCTCTTCTCCACATCGAAGGTGCCGGTGAAGGACTCATGTACCTTGACATCCTTGGAGAGCAGCTTGTGCAGATGGGCATCGGTCTGCCAGGTCCCATTGAATGAGTTCCTGGTCGCTATGCCCACTGAATCCACAGGCCTTGCTCTGAGCAATCCGGCGATCTTCTCCTGATCGGCGGCGCCGGAGGAGGGATCGGCGGAGGCGAAGAATGTGCTTCCTCCCTCTCTCCATCTCAGTGACGGAGAAGGACTCCTGTACCTGGGCTCCTATTCCTCCCCAGAACGATTTGGAATGGATGTGCTTCGTTCCCACCATGGGGGTGGTGCCGAAGTAGCTGATCCTGGAGCTCTCCCAGAGGTTCAGAGGAATGAGAGAGCTGTTGCCCATCCCCGGCAGCCGCCCAGCTCTCTGGGATTCAACAGTTCCAGTGTCCATCTCCAGGTCGCCGTCCCCGGTCATGAAGCTGTTATACTCCAGGGCCAGATCTCTGTCCTTTATCGAGACGCCAACCTCGAAATAGCCTGTTCCGGCTACCCTCAGGCCGTTGGTGAACTCCCCCTCCTGGACCTTTCCGGATAGAGCTGAGGCCATATCTATCTGCCCGGAGAAGATGAGGAATATCAGCAACAGAGCCAGCACTACTCCCCTCGTGATCCTACCCCATTTTTCTTGCTGAAGTTCTATTTGTACCTTCTAGATAAAAAAGTTATTGCACTGAAGAGCGATAGTTTGATCAGACCCCATGCCCAGATCAAGGGCTGATGTCAGGGGATCTCGCTGTGGTCATGGATGTGGCAGGGACGATCATGAGGATGTATCGCGTGGCCAAGGATATCTCTCGCAATGTGATCTTGGAGGGGGTCGTCACCTGGGAGCTCATCATGGAGAAGAGCGGCCGGGCGCTGGTGGTGCCTCAGATGGATCCGGATATGATAATCTCCCTGCATCCCGAGGAGCCAGTCCGGGTGCTGGCGACGGGCCGGGAGGAGTGCATCAAGGTCAGCTGCTCCTCTGGCCGGGTATCCGCTGATGAGGCCCTGGAGATCCTCAAAAATTCGCCGGCCAGAATGCGCGACCTGCAGGAGGCATGTGCAATGGTGAAGGCGAAGTGTGAGGGGAGCTACCACACCGCCGGATTCATAATCGACAGGGATCTCGGGGAGATCGTCTATGCCATGAGCACTGGGGGCATCCCCTTTCCCGGATTGGAGGAGGCGCTTTTGGATTTGGAGGCCATGGGTGCGGATATCTATCTGGCCTCTGGCGATAGCAGAAGGAGCCTGAGCAGCCTGGCGGATCTGGGCATAGAGCCCTCGCGAATGAACCCTGTCGCCAACCCCCAGCGAAAAGGGGAGATCGTAAGAGAGCTCAAGAGAAGCTACCGCCAGGTGGTTATGGTCGGGGATGGTCTGAATGATATCTATGCCCTGAGAGCAGCCGACCTGGGAGTGCTGACGGTAGAGCAGCAGACCCGCCCCTCAACCAGATTGCTGGATGCCGCTGATGTGATCATCAAGAGCATCAGCGATCTGCCGGGCATCATCGAAAGATCCAGATCTATCGAAAGGGATGAGTTCATCCCCGCCTGAATCCTCCCTCTCTTTCCGGTCCTTTGTTATGGTGCAATTGACATGATGTTAAATATATTCTATCTGAAATGGGCCGGACATGGCTTATTCTAGGAAAAGTATTATATACCTTGGCAGTTGTTCCTTTGAATGGCAACCTTTTAATTCGCTTCGAAATGAGATCGAACTGGAAGAAACTAGGAGTAGCCAATAAATGTTCGAAGAGCTTTTAGAGCTATACAAAACAAAGGCTGAAGAGATTGATAGAGATCGTAAAGAGGCACAGGCCATGATCATGCTCGTCTCTGCCATCGACAGGATGTCAAAGGATCTGGACTCCAAGAAGAGCGATGTCGAGCTATTGGGGCGGCTGATCGATCAGGTTGATCGCCTCTCCAAAGAGGTCTCCGACCTCAAGAGCCAGCTTCGTACCAGGCAGGCCCGTTCCTCTGCTACAGCGGTGTCTGGTCCGGGCGAGGGGCGGGCACTGGATAATCATGCCCGATCTCTGATCGATATCATGGCGGAAAAGCCGGGCAGATACACTACCAGCGAACTGGTGGACATCCTCGGTCTGAATAAGACAACGGTCATAAGTGTGATGAAACGTGCTCTGGAGCTTGATCCAAAGCATGTCAAGATGAGCCAGGGGAAGAGGCGTAAGCTCTATCTGGCCTACGTCTCCGATGAGGATGCCCAAAGGGCAGAATCGTCATCAGGCGCTGGTGAATCCGACCGTATGAAGCTTGAGCTCATGGCCATGACCTGAGGGAGAGTCATACCGGAAAACTGTGTGAAATTTATATGACCACAGGGGCTGAACCGCCGGGATGATCCCGGCGATCCTTCTCCCTGGAGGTTGCCCCCAAGCCGGTTTTTTGCAGATATTCTCTCCGGCAGAATATCTTAATTTTTCTATATGGTTCAGCCAGTGTTGTCCTGCAGACTAACAATAGATCTTGGGTATCTTGCTACTTATATGAAACAGCTGTCATAGCATTCAATGCCACAGAGCCTGAGAGATTTTGGCAATTGCAGCCTTGATCGGCTTTCTTCTCAACTCCATGCGGAAGATCAGCACCACAAATACAGTGAATGTGGTGGCCAGGGCGAAGAGTATCGCCAGCACTGTCACCATGCCGAAGTTATTGGTGATATTAAAGGGGGATGATATCAGGGCGACAAAGCCGAATATGGTGGTGAGGCCGGAGGCGATCAGGGCGGAGCCTATGGCTTTGGTGGCTATGGAGAGGGCCTCTTCGGGATCGCCGATCGACTCCAGCTCCTCATAGAAGCGCTCCATCATCAGGATGGCATACTCAGATCCCACTCCCAGGATCAGCGCTCCCAGGCAGGCTGTGAGGGGGGTGTACTTCATGCCCGATAGGTACATCACCCCGCCCATCCAGCCTATCACCACCAGCATGGGCAGCACAGGAAGCAGGGCCTTTATCAGATCGCGATAGATCGCCAGGAGGACTATGAATATCAGCAGCAGGCCGAGGAGGGTCATCTCCGTCCTTCCTTTGGTCAGGGCGGTTATCACTGTGGTCATCACCACAGAGTCGCCGGTCATCCTCACTGCAACCCCCGCCGGAGGAGGGTTCCAGGCGATATCTTTTTCGATCTCCTTCATCAGCCGGTCTGAGCCCTCAGTGCCCAGGTTGGATATGGTCTGGCCCACATCAAGATCGATTATGGCGGTGTTGCGTCCATCCAGGTATATATCCCGCCTGCTGGGAGGAAGGGAATTGACCAGCTCCCTGATGGTTGTTCTATCCTCAGGAAGGATCCCCTGATTTGCCCCTTTTGCCAGGCTGGCGATGCTGGTATACCCCAGTATCTGATCTCTGGATCTCTTCAGATAGATGGAGAACTCATCCATCCATTGCAGCACCCCCGGATCGGTGATATCATCGGCCTGCACCAGCAGCTGGATGCTATCTGTGCCCCCGAAGATCTCGCTCATATGTCTGAAATCTATCAGAGGGGGCAGGTCCTGGGGCACATAGTTCTTGAAGTCGGTGTCTACAGGGACCTGAGTATCGGAATAGATGCCAGCCAGGGCAAGAAGGAGTGCAGCGGCTAAAATGAGCTGCCAGCTCGCAATGCAGAAGGCTGAGATCCTCTCCAGCATCCGTTCGATGATCGTCTCCTCTCTCCCCTTGCCAGTCTCTCCCCCCTCCTCTGCATCCGTATCCCTGGCTGCATGCCCCTCTTCTGGGCGGCGATGGTGGGTTTTTTCCATGAGTATGGAGAGCGTTGTCACCCCCACAAAGAGGGCGGAGAGGAAGCAGAGGACAAGCCCGATCAAGCAGACCAGCCCGAAGTCCCTCACCATGGGGATGGAGGAGGTGAGCAGGGAGAGAAAGCCCATGGAGGTTATGATCAGGGCGATGATCACCGGTTTGGTGACATGCTTTACCGTCTGTATCACTGCACTCTGCGCTAGGCCGGTGCGGATGAACTCCTCATTTATCCGGTTCTGGAACTGGATGGCATAATCGATGCCAATCCCGATCAATATCGGAAATGCGGACATCGAGACCATGGTGAACGGTATTTGGAGAAGGCCCATGGCGCCGAAGGTCCAGCCCACGCCCAGAAAGACGATTGGGATGGGAAGAAGAGGCCATCTCACCTTAGAGAAGGTCATCAGAAGTGCCACTATCATCAGAAAGCCCGCCAGGAGAAGAATAGGGGCATTGCTCTTGGCCATCTCAGCAGTGATCGAGTTCATCAGGGCGGGCTGGCCGGTGAGGGTGAGCCTGGTATCGGCAGGAAAGCTGGCCAGTTGCAGTTGGCCGTTCGCCTCCTGATGCAGCTCCCTCTTCTCCGATTCTGTGAGGGAGACAGGCAGCTCTATGGAGAGCATGGTATGGCTGCGATCGGGCAATATCGCCGCCAATATGGGACTGTCAGCAGACAGGATCTCAGCTATTCTCTCCTGATCGGGAATGGACCTCCTTCCGCTGCTCTCTTTCTCCTCATCGGCCACAATGTCGGCGATGCTGGTGACGGAGAGGACGCCCGGTGCCTCCTTCATCCTATCGGAGAAGAGGAGCATCCTTCTGAGTATCTCCGGCTCTGTCACATCATCCGCCTCGATCAATATGGCGATGGACTCAGTC
Coding sequences within:
- a CDS encoding aspartate kinase; translated protein: MARLVMKFGGVSVADGNRLRHVGDLVGHFSRDNEIVLVTSALQGVTDELLACARRAASEGDVSDVMDFMERLTERHDQAIADAIQDPKIAKEVQNVVSEKLSLLEKAYIGICYLGELTQRSLDYISSYGEQLAAPILSGVLRDMGIPSQHYTGSEVGIITDSNYGDARPLEKTYNLIPQKLLPLRGVPVVTGFIAQDEKGTITTLGRGGSDLSASLIGAAINADEIWFWKETSGIMTTDPKIVPEAKTIPLISYREAMELSYFGAKVLHPRAIEPAIRKGIPVRVKCTFDPEDPGTQVVRDDIPKEDVIKAVTLHNNVELLNISGAGMIGTLGVAARAFTALAKAGINIVMISQGSSEANISMVIEEGQADRADEALRSEFPRDVVKEISHDRDICAVAVTGSGMAGTPGVAARVFKAMGQARINVVMISQASGQHNISFVVSSADGQRAVRELHREFGLGGEA
- a CDS encoding elongation factor EF-2 gives rise to the protein MGKRKKIAERVTTLMDKPQSIRNIGIVAHIDHGKTTLSDNLLGGAGMISMDLAGKQLFMDFDPLEQARGITIDAANVSMVHEVDGEEYLINMIDTPGHVDFGGDVTRAMRAVDGAVVVVDAVEGAMPQTETVLRQALKEGVRPVLFVNKVDRMINELKVEKKDMAARLGKVIDNVNKLIQGMDEEKYKAGWKLDAAKGNIAFGSALYNWAISVPQMKKTGIGFDQVVDYCNAGKMKELAEKVPLYIAVNDMIVKFLPSPVEAQKERVNIIWHGDWNSPVGKAMSNCDPNGPVAFMINKVKVDPHAGEVATGRLFSGTLRRGMELYVSGYGGTNRIQQTGVVMGAERVEVEEIPAGNIAAVTGLRDAIVGSTVSSEEGMTPFEQIKHVSEPVMTVAVEAKNTRDLPKVVEVLRQIAKEDPTLQVNINEETGEHLMAGMGELHLDVTITRIQRDRGVELKTSPPIVVYRESIAGHAGPVEGKSPNHHNRFYIEFEPLEEGVVTALKEGKLSMKMEELERRKLLTDNGMDKDEARNISGYYGTNVLLNMTKGIQYLRETMELMLEGFEEALKNGPICREPVQGVKAKLMDVKLHEDAVHRGPAQVIPAVRQAVQAGILMADPVLLEPFQNVYIQVPQDQMGGAMSEIQGRRGVILSMESQGDMVILKSKMPVAQMFGFSGAIRSATEGRALWSTEFAGFEPLPANLLQETVRQIRTRKGLKPEMPKPSDYLKVV
- the tuf gene encoding translation elongation factor EF-1 subunit alpha; amino-acid sequence: MADTKPHLNLAFIGHVDHGKSTTVGRLMYETGAVDPHTVDEYKKEAAGKGKATFEFAWVMDSLKEERERGVTIDIAHHRFDTAKYYFTVVDCPGHRDFVKNMITGASQADAAVLIVAVPEGVMAQTKEHVFLSRTLGVNQLVVAMNKIDATTPPYDEKRFNEVKEEVGKLLKMVGYKIDEIPFIPLSGLTGDNLSKASPNLPWYKGPTLLDALNNLKVPEKPTNLPLRVPVQDVYTISGVGTVPVGRVETGVMRKNDKIVFQPAGVSGEVKSIEMHHEEVPEAFPGDNIGWNVRGVSKKDIRRGDVCGSVEKPPTVAKEFKAQIVVLQHPSAISAGYTPVFHCHTAQIACTLTSILAKLDPRSGAVKEENPAFIKAGDAAIIMVTPSKPMVIEPVKEIPQLGRFAIRDMGTTVAAGMCISVVPR
- the rpsJ gene encoding 30S ribosomal protein S10, translated to MQKARIRLSGTNPLMLDDICNQVKGIAQRTGVHMAGPIPLPTKKMVVPCRKCPDGEGTATWDHWEMRVHKRLIDLDADERALRQLMRIQVPKNVNIEIVLES
- a CDS encoding AbrB/MazE/SpoVT family DNA-binding domain-containing protein, which codes for MNGLITSIDANGRVQLPLAIRYGLDLCTGDRIAIDHLGDGTIILKKIDEGAILKGADGSNSGRERGKAASS
- a CDS encoding HAD family hydrolase, with amino-acid sequence MSGDLAVVMDVAGTIMRMYRVAKDISRNVILEGVVTWELIMEKSGRALVVPQMDPDMIISLHPEEPVRVLATGREECIKVSCSSGRVSADEALEILKNSPARMRDLQEACAMVKAKCEGSYHTAGFIIDRDLGEIVYAMSTGGIPFPGLEEALLDLEAMGADIYLASGDSRRSLSSLADLGIEPSRMNPVANPQRKGEIVRELKRSYRQVVMVGDGLNDIYALRAADLGVLTVEQQTRPSTRLLDAADVIIKSISDLPGIIERSRSIERDEFIPA
- a CDS encoding RND family transporter, encoding MDSAERLGRWIAQNPILIIAATLLLTSVSIHYAQQIEMQGLATESMVGKDSSLYQIYEHLYVQNFGTESIAILIEADDVTEPEILRRMLLFSDRMKEAPGVLSVTSIADIVADEEKESSGRRSIPDQERIAEILSADSPILAAILPDRSHTMLSIELPVSLTESEKRELHQEANGQLQLASFPADTRLTLTGQPALMNSITAEMAKSNAPILLLAGFLMIVALLMTFSKVRWPLLPIPIVFLGVGWTFGAMGLLQIPFTMVSMSAFPILIGIGIDYAIQFQNRINEEFIRTGLAQSAVIQTVKHVTKPVIIALIITSMGFLSLLTSSIPMVRDFGLVCLIGLVLCFLSALFVGVTTLSILMEKTHHRRPEEGHAARDTDAEEGGETGKGREETIIERMLERISAFCIASWQLILAAALLLALAGIYSDTQVPVDTDFKNYVPQDLPPLIDFRHMSEIFGGTDSIQLLVQADDITDPGVLQWMDEFSIYLKRSRDQILGYTSIASLAKGANQGILPEDRTTIRELVNSLPPSRRDIYLDGRNTAIIDLDVGQTISNLGTEGSDRLMKEIEKDIAWNPPPAGVAVRMTGDSVVMTTVITALTKGRTEMTLLGLLLIFIVLLAIYRDLIKALLPVLPMLVVIGWMGGVMYLSGMKYTPLTACLGALILGVGSEYAILMMERFYEELESIGDPEEALSIATKAIGSALIASGLTTIFGFVALISSPFNITNNFGMVTVLAILFALATTFTVFVVLIFRMELRRKPIKAAIAKISQALWH